CGCCATAGATCCGCTTTTCGACGCCGACCCGGCCGCCGTTGTAACCGAACTAGAGACACTGATTGCTAACGAAGAAGTCATGACGAAAGTGAAACCGTTAGGAATCGGGCGTGGGCCGGAAATCGGTTATCAAGAAACTCCTGGCGATGGTTCCGGTGTGCTGTGGGTGGCGTGGGTTGATGGTGAACATCTGTTTTCTGTTGGTTGTCAAACCCGCAACGGTGTGTGGACCATACCCCAGAAATCAATCTGCCGCCAGGCGGCAGAAAGCCTCGAAATTCTCACTACCCCCACTAGTGGGGGCGTCTAGAAAAGTGCTTCTAGCAGGAGTTTTGAAATTTTTTAAAAAAGTTTGGAAAAACATGGAACCGAATGGCACCTTCGATGAGTCCAACTATATGTGAAGCGCAATAAAGCTCAACTTCCATGAAACGCTTCACACTCGTGCCCGGTATCCCCAACCGGACATACCGTATCCAAACCGTGCCATGACTGGTGGCACTGGCAACCTTCAACCCAGAAAGGGGTTTTTACGTGAGCAACGTTTTTCGCACAGAAGCGGATGTCATGGTGGCCACAGCTGGCCGCGTTGACGACACCAACAATGAAGTGCAATCCGAACTCACTCGGCTGCGTGGCGTCGTCGATTCGGTGCGAGGGTCGTGGCAAGGTTCCGCCCAGCACGCATTCGACAATCTCATGCAGCGGTGGAACACCGCAGCGGGAGAACTGCAAGAAGCTCTGACAAGCATCAGTGAGAATATTCGCTCCAACGCTAGGTCATTCGAAAGCGTTGAAGCCGATAACGCCGCAATGTTCAACGGGGTAGGCGGAGGTGGATTAGCGCTATAGCACAACCGACATCGTTTTTAATCGCACAACATGAACACACGCACGACACTGTGCTCCTTCATGTGAACCCAGTGTAGGTTTCACATTCTTAGAACACTTGTACCACTACTTTGCATAGTTTTTCGCTGATTGTCCGTGGTTGCTGCCTTAAAGCCAAACCATCGATCCCCACTTTGTGTGGTATTGGCTTTTAAGACATAACTAGGAAACACAGTGATAACGAAAGGAGAACCCCATGGACGTAATCCGGTATGGCTTTGGCGAAATCGAAGCCGCCGCAGGAGACATCCAATCCACCTCCGGGCGCATCAACGCCCTACTTGATGCCATCAAATCCCAGATTCAACCGATGGTTGCGTCGTGGGAAGGCGACTCCGCAATCGCATATCAGGAGGCCCAAAATAAATGGGATCGTGCGGCTGCGGAACTGAATACGGTTTTGGCGACAATCTCACAAACTGTTCGTTCCGGTAACGACCGAATGAGCGACGTCAACCGCATGGCGGCCTCCTCCTGGGGCTAACTCGCTTTAACCACCATATAGACAACATATTTCCCATCAACGCGGTGAGGAAAGGACAATGTTAAATCACCGCACGCCAGGCCACCCTGACACCGATTTGTATCAGATAAACACCGGTGTGTGACACTAGGTTGGTTGAAGCTTGGTTCCGCAGGATGACCACGCCCAGTTATTTGCCCCTAACTTGCTCGAAATAGGCTTTCATTGTGGCAGATGAACCCGTTTCGGGGTGAGTTAACTGTGCGTACCTGTAGCGCAACCGCATCAACCAGCCTGGTGGTTTTGGTGTGTTTAGCGTACGTACGGTAGAGTTTCTGTTTTGTGTGTGCAAAGCGCAATTATTTTGTGCAGTTTGTTCCTTGATCGGGTCTCCACCGGCCGCCGAATAAGGGGTTTTGTGCGCATCATGGCTGGCAGTTCTTAGACAGACTTATATAAGGAGTCATAAGTGTCTACTTATCACCCAAAGGCAGGTGACATTACCCGCAAGTGGTACGTCATCGACGCCACTGACGTGGTTTTAGGTCGCCTTGCTGTAACCGCAGCTGACCTGCTCCGCGGCAAAGGCAAGCCACAGTTCGCGCCAAACGTTGACTGCGGCGACCATGTAATCATCATCAACGCTGACAAAGTTCACGTATCCGCCAACAAGCGCGACCGTGAATTCCGGTACCGCCACTCGGGTTACCCAGGTGGTTTGAAGACCATGACCCTGGGTCGTTCCCTGGAACTGCACCCAACTCGGGTTATCGAAGAATCCATCCGTGGCATGATGCCCCACAACCGCCTAAGCCGGGCTTCCGTGAAGAAGCTCCACGTTTTCGCTGGTTCGGAGCACCCATATGGTGGACAGAAGCCAGAAACCTACGAGATCAAGCAGGTGGCACAGTGACCGATCAGAACGTAACCGAAAACTACGCGGCAGATGCAGCTGACATTGCTGCCGCAACCGCTGCTACCGAAGAATTCACCAACACTATCGGCGATGCCATGGCTGTTGAATCTGAGGCTCCAGTAGCTGCGCCAGTACTGCACGAAGGTCCTATCCAGACCGTTGGTCGCCGTAAGCGCGCCATCGTTCGGGTTCGCCTGGTTGAAGGCTCCGGCCAATTCGTGTGCAACGGTCGCACCCTTGAAGAGTACTTCCCGAACAAGCTGCACCAGCAGTTGATCAAAGCCCCATTGGCTTTGGTTGATCGGGACGGTCAATTCGACATTCACGCTAACCTCACCGGCGGTGGTCCAACCGGCCAGGCTGGCGCATTCCGGTTGGCTATCGCACGTGCACTTAACGTTTACAACCCAGAAGATCGCCCAGCTTTGAAGAAGGCTGGCTTCCTTACTCGGGATGCTCGTGCCGTGGAACGCAAGAAGGCGGGTCTGCACAAGGCACGTCGTGCACCACAGTACTCCAAGCGTTAATACGTGGTTTATTGTTAAAACAGCCGCACCTCATTTTACGAGGGCGGCTGTTTTGCCATTGCCAAGACTACTGGTGTTGGTAGAACAACACCAGTAGTCTTGGCAATGGGGGTAGAACGCGCATCGATTCCTCGCTTTATCAGTCGCATTTAAGCTTCTCTCGTTACTATCGGCATTAACTACGGGATATAAACGAATATGAGAGGGTGATGACAGTGCGCAGAATCGGCAGGATTTTCCTGAAAATTGGGGCAGCCCTGATCGTGATTATCGTGGCCTTGGTCGGTTTTTCATACTATAACGCCAATAAATATGATGTTCCAGGTCCTGATCCACGCGATCCAAGCGTGGCGATGGCGGAGGGCAACGTTGATCGGGTGGAGGGGGAATACCTCAACGGGTTTTATTACCACGCGAAAGGTGTTCCACATCCCGGTACCGTCGTAGTTTTTGGTGGTTCCGAAGGCGGCGCTGCCCACAGTGACGCGGTGATGCTTCGCGAACAAGGTTATAACGTGTTGGCGTTGTATTTCTTCGGCCAACCCAACCAGCAGCAACTTTTAGATGAAGTCCCGTTGGATTTCTTCAACGAGGTCCTTGATTGGATTCGCGCTAACGACGATAGCGATGCACCGCTTACAGTTATCGGGAGCTCCAAGGGAGCGGAATTAACCGCGAATTTGGCTGCACGCTACCCTGAAATCGACAATATCGTGCTGTACACGCCCGGCGAATACACCTATCAAAGTCTCAGTTTTGATAAGGGTGAGCCAACCAGTAGTTTCACCTATGAAGGTCGACCAGTTGACTTCCTGGCGTTTAAAGGATCGTTCATCGATTTTCTGCCTAAGATAGTTCGGTTCCTGCTCAACCTACCCATTTCTTACCGCGGGGATTATGAAAAGGCAATCGCGGAGGCCGATAACGCGGATGCAGCCCGGATCGATTTGAGTAAGTTTGCGGGGCATGGTTTGTTGTTTGCTGGCGAACAAGACAGAATGTGGCCAGGTGAGCAGGCGGCCCGGAACCTTGCTGAGCAAAATCCGCAGCTGGAAGCTGTTGTTTTCGAGGGAGCGGGACATGTTTTCCTTGAGGACATGGATGAACTGGGTCCGGTGTGGCCAACAATGCTAGGTGGCACGTTAGAGGGAAATAAAAAGGCCAAGATCGAGTCGGACAAGCTGTTGTTCGAGCGGTTAGAACAGTGGCATTCCGTGCCTGCTAATTAGTAGTAGACCTCAGCTTCAGGTGATGCCTGTCGACGCACCCTGCCTCCTATAACTGCCAGTGCGATAAGGATTCCAAGCCCACCTGCAACCAAAGCGTAGCTAAGCAGGTAAGACATACTTGCTACTTGATCATGGGAAAAGAATTTCGTGAAAACACCCATGACGGGATGTAGCGCAACTGGTACCGGGCGGTCATCAAAATCGGGGAGAATCCAAAACCCCATGAGAATGCATAGATGAAAGGAGCCGATCAGCATCAATATTTTCTGTCGTATGCGCGAGTCTATCTTGTGACTGGTTAAGGGAGGAAGAAAGAACAAAACTAATCCGGCCAAAAATATGAATAAGAAAATTGCAGGACCACGGAAAAAGAACAGTATTGCGGAAATCCATCCACCCAAACCGGAAGCAGTACGTAACAGAAGTGCTAGAAAATATAGTCCTATGGTGCAGCCACACCATAGGACATAGGCACGTCCACGAAAAGTCTTCATGAGGGTCAAGTATAAGCATCGTTGACTTACAATCAGCGCTACTGGGGACGTCGAAAAGCGAAAACATGGCGGATCGTTCTAGGTTTTTTAGGCCAAGACTCCCGCATAAAGAGGTATTTAGGACGTATCCTAAAAGAAGTATCTTTTAGAAAGGGAACAATTTCATCATGACACGACTGTTTGGAACCGACGGGGTTCGTGGCCTCGCGAACGAAGCACTCACCGCCCCGCTGGCCTTGCGGCTTGGTGCCGCAGCTGCGGAAGTTCTTACCTCAGGACACCGCACATCCAAACGCCGCCCGATCGCGGTAATTGGGCGCGACCCGCGCGTCTCCGGCGAAATGCTTGCCGCCGCACTTGCTGCCGGAATGGCAAGTCGCGGCGTCGACGTGCTCCGGGTTGGGGTGCTACCTACCCCGGCTGTTGCGTACCTAACTGAATACTACGGCGCTGATATGGGGGTAATGATCTCCGCCTCCCATAATCCAATGCCTGATAACGGCATTAAGTTTTTCTCAAAGGGCGGGCATAAACTCCCAGATGTAATCGAAGACCAGATTGAAAAAACCATGGAATCATTGCCGGAGACCGGGCCTACTGGCCATGGGGTCGGGCGGGTTATTGAAGAAGCCGTGGATGCGCAGCAGCACTATCTTGAACACCTCGCGGAATCCATGCCACGCAATTTAAGTGGAATAAAAGTGGTGGTCGATTGCGCGAACGGTGCGGCATCGACGGTAACACCGATGGCATACGCTGCGGCAGGGGCAGAAGTGATCCCTATTTTCAACCAGCCAACTGCGTACAATATCAACGATAACTGCGGTTCTACTCATATAGAGCAGGTAAAAGCCGCCGTTTTGCAGCACGGTGCGGATCTCGGTCTGGCGCACGACGGTGACGCGGACCGTTGTCTTGCGGTCGATGCCGAAGGTACTGTTGTTGATGGTGATCAAATCATGGCTATTTTGGCATTGGCGATGAAAGAAAACGGTGAGCTGCGTAAATCCACCCTTGTTGCGACAGTGATGAGTAATCTCGGTTTGCGGTTGGCCATGGACGACGCTGGAATTACATTGCGCACGACAAAAGTCGGTGACCGATATGTGCTGGAAGACCTGAACGCGGGTGGTTACAGCCTGGGCGGCGAACAGTCCGGGCATATCGTTATGCCAGACTATGGCACCACGGGTGATGGCACGTTGACGGGCCTGGCGTTGATGTCGCGCATGGCGGAGACGGGTCTGTCGCTGAAATCTTTGGCAGAAGCGATGACGGTATTGCCGCAGGTTCTCATCAATGTCCCGGTCTCAGACAAATCTAAGATTGAGTCCCACCCCGATGTGCAGGAAGCGATCGCCAAAGCGGAGGCTGAGTTGGGCTCAACCGGACGGGTCCTGTTACGTGCTTCCGGTACTGAGGAATTGTTCCGCGTGATGGTTGAGGCATCCAGTGAGGAGACCGCCCGGCAGATCGCAGGGAAACTCGCCGCAGTGGTGTCTCACGTGTAGGTTTCCTACGAAATCCCGCCGCCATTCCCGGTTGTACACAACTGGGAACGGTGGTTTTCGTCATTTGTGGGGCGGTGTTCCGCGCGGTTTGCTTTACGACGGGGGTGGTCGCCGTTTTAGATAAAAGTGCTACTTTCCTGGTGTATTTGCAGGTATCGGCCTCGTATTGATGGGGGTGAGTGGAAAATATTTTCTAGCTTTTTCTAGAAAATGCCGATGTTTACTTTTAGTATGTGGAATTGATTTACATCGATGTAGTTTATTTTTCGATCTTTTCATCTTTGGTGGTGTGATTTGAGTTCTGATTTTTGGCAAGTGCCGATTGGTGATCTGCGGACAATACAAAACAATTTGAATGACATGAGTTCCACGCTAGATGGCGTTGAAGGTGATGCCGAAGGTTCTGACGGTATTGATGAGGTGCATGGACACAAGATCGCCCAAGCAGTTGAAGAATTCTTCTCTGAGTGGAAAGCCTCGCGGCGCACCTTGATTAAAAATATTGAAGGGATGGGTACCGTTTCTGGCGAGATTGCCAAGGCGGTGGAGAGTTTCGACACCGAAACCGCATCCGCTTTGAACCAATTTGATGCCGAATTACGCAAGGTTTCTGGGGGTGCATAAATGAGTTCGATGTTTTCCTTCGGAACCAGCGATGCGGAAGGATCAGCTTCCGAAATCCTGTCGGTGCAAGCCGCAATGATTGACACCATGGATGCCATCGGCCAATCAGTGGATAAGCTCCGCCCGGATTGGGTCTCTTCCGAATCGGACCAGTACCAAGAAATCATTAGCAAATGGCAAGAAGGTGCCGCCGGTATTCGCGACATTCTCAAAGACGTCAGCGAAACGCTCACCGCCATTAAAGACGGCAATACCGAGCTGCGAAAGGGGATCGACGAATTGCTGCAGCAAATCACATAAAAGACCCGCACGCTGTGGCTACATTAAAATGCCAAAATCTCGGTAACGGGTGTGCGGGTGTTGCAGAAAACCGAGGTAAACCATTGAAAATAATCTTTTAAGGAGTGTTGTTGTGTCTCAGTCGTCTAATGTGTCTGTTGAGCATTCTGCGGTTTCGGGTCATGTGGAGTCGTTGCGGGTGAATCATGAGCAGTTGAAGTCGCAGGCGTCGTCGTTTGTGTCGGCTATTGAGCCGTTGCGTGGGGTGTGGAAGGGTGCGTCTGTGGAGGCGTGGAATTCTATGACGGAGGCGTGGAGTGAGAATATGGAGTTGGTGAATCAGGCGTTGGAGGAGTTGACGTCGCGGGTGGAGCAGGCTGGTAAGGATTATCAGGTGGGTGAGGATGATCAGGCTGCGACGTTGCAGCAGCGTTTTTCGGGGATGAATTTTCAGTCGGGTCCGATTTTGTAGTTTTGTGTGTTGGTGCGTCGTGGGTGGCGCATTGTTGTTTGTTTTTGTTGTTTGTTGTTGTTTGTTTGTGAAGGGGTTTTGTTGTGTCTGTGTATGCGTATGATCATGCGAGTGCTGAGGCTGCGGCGGAGGAGTTGCATGCGGTGATGGGGGCGATTGAGTCGACGTTGTCGGAGATGGAGTCGGATGTGTCGAAGTTGGCTGCGGGGTGGGATGGTTCGGAGCAGGAGTTGTATCGGGGGGTGCATGGGAAGTGGTCTGCTGCTGCGGAGAATATTAAGGGTATTTTGGGGCAGGTGCGTGCGGCGTTGGATGAGAATACGCAGGCGGTGTCGGAGACGCGGTCGCGGGTGTCGGGGTCGTTGTCGGGCCAGTAGTTGGTTGCTGTTGGTGGGGTGCGTGTGTGCTGGTTGGTGTGTGCGTGCCCCTTGTTTTTTGTTTTTGTTGTGTTGTTGGTTTGTGGGTAGTTTGTAGGGGTTGTTGTGCCGGGTAGGTTTGTTGGGCCGTTTGTGGGGTTTGAGGTTTCGGATTTTCGCCTTGGTGGGGATGTGTCGGCGTTGGTGTTGGTGGGGGCGAAGTGGCGTCGGTTTGGGGAGCAGGCGTTGGAGACGGCGGGGTTGTTGCGGGGTGTGTCGGATGGGGGTTTTGTGGGTTCGGAGGGGGATCGGTTTCGGGAGTTGATTAATGGGGAGTTTCCGTCGCATTTGGATGTGGCGGGTGGGGCGCATGTGGGGGTGGGTGATGCGATTGCTCAGTATGCGCAGTTGCTTGAGGGGCAGAAGGCGCAGATGCGGGGGTTGCGGGAAAATGCTCGGGTGGATCATGGGGTGGTGAATTCGACGGCGATGCAGTTGAATGCTGCGGAGGCTGCGGCGGCTGCGGCGGCGGGGACGCCGGGGGCTGCTGCTGCTATTGCGGCGATGGAGCAGGCGCGGTTGGCGCATGAGGCTGCGTGGGTGAAGTGGGAGCAGGATTTGGCGTCGGCTAAAGCGATTAAGGAGGTGTTGGGTGCTGGGGTGGATGTGCAGGTGCAAAAGATTGCGTCGCAGGCGCGGAAGCGGTTTGAGGAGAATCCGAATTTCCTTCAAGAGTTGTGGCAAAAGCTTGATGACTTCATGGATAAAAACGCCGACTGGTTGAAAGTAATATCTGACGCGTTGCAGATCATCGGTAGTATTTTGATGTTCATCCCAGGACTGCAAGTACTTGGTGTTGCATTATTGGCTATTGGTGTTGGTTTGAAGGGCTTGTTGGCTGCTACTGGTAACGCTAGTTGGGGTGAGTTCGCTTTCGACTTGGCTACTGCCGGGCCGTTAGGGCTACTCGGGAAATTCGCCAAAGCAGGCAAGCTAGGCGTGACAGCTTCAAAGCTTGCCGGTAAAGGAAGCCAACTCGCAGGAAAAGTTTCCCAGTTGGCTGGCAAAGTCGCATCAAAGGTTGGGGATTCCATCTCTCGTGGTATCGATAAGATGCGCAAAGTGCTCGACCCGGTGGATATTGCTACTGGTGCAATGGTCGATGACGATGTTGATGTCTTCATCTCTGGTGTGTTGCCGTTGGTGGTGGATCGGCATGCGTTTTCGTCGCATGAGGTGGGTCGTGTGTTGGGGCCTCGGTGGGTGTGTAGTGTTGATTGTCGCTTAGAGGTTTCGGGTGATTGTGTGGTGATGTTGGCGCCGGATGGTGCGGTGGTGTCGTTTCCGTCTGTGCCTGTGGATGGGTCTGAGGTGCGTGCGGATGGTCGGCCGTGGTTGTTGTCGTTTGGTGATGGTGCGTATCGGGTTCGAGATATTTCCGCTGGTGTGGTCTACGAATTTAGGGTGTATGATCTTGATCCTGCGGAAGCTCATCGGAGCCAGGTGACGACGAAACCTGGGGCAATTGCTGGTTCTGGTGGTGTGGTTGATGGTGTGCCGTGTGTGGGTGGTTCCATGGTGGGGATGGGAATCACCCCAGGCAGCATTGCTGATACGTGGGATATTGGTGTTGAGGTTGGCCTATCGGCTGTGGTGCATCATACGGGGCATCGGATTGAGTATGTATGGGATCAGTCTTCTGGGTTGGTGACTGCGTTGGTGCGTAGTGATGGTACTCGGGTGGATTTGGGTTATGACATGGTTATTGGTCGGTTGAGTGATGTGTGGGTGTCGAACCCACGCACGCATCCGGATCAGGAGCCGGTGAAGGTGATTGGGTATGAGTATGATGCGGACGGGCAGTTGGCCAGGGTGCGGAATTCTCATGATGGGGTGTTGGAGTACCGTTACGATAGTGATGGTCGGGTTGTGGCGTGGACGGATCGTAATGGTGTGTCGTATCACTATCGGTTTGATGCTGATGGTCGGGTTGTGGCGCAGGTTGGTTCTGGTGGGTTGATGCCGAATGTGGTGGTGTGGTTGGCGGATACTGCTAGTGATGCACCATTAGGTGGGGTGGTTGCGGTTGCGATTGAAACTGCTGGTAGCTTTCATGAGGATCCGCTTGTGGCGGGTGATGGTGTTGTTGGTGAGTATTTCTCCCGGTTGGATGGTTTGCCGTTGGTGAAAGCACTTCGGTCCGGTGGTCTTGTGGGGGCGGGGATGATTGGGTGTGGTCGTACTGGTTCGCGGGATATGGATGGTGATGCGTGGGCTGTGCCGGCAGAGTGGCTTCATGATGAGTTTTTGGGTGATATTCGTCCGACGGTGTATCGGGCGTCTGCTGCTGGTGATGTGTGGCGGGTTGTGTCACCTTCAGGTGAGGTGACTGATTATGTGCATGATGTGTGTCATACGATTACGTCGGTTACAGATACTTGTGGGGGTGTGACGGAGTATGTGTATAACGATGATGGGGTGCTGGTAGAGACTATTTTCCCGGATGGGAGTAGTGTTCGTGTTGAGCCTGGTTCGTGGGGTGTTCCGGTTCGGGTTGTAGGTCGGGATGGTCTGGTTTCTGAGTATGAGGTTGATGCGTGTGGGTTGGTCACGCGGGTTGTTGATCCGACGGGTGCTGTGACGTGTTGTGAGTTTGAGTATCGTAGCTCGGGTGTAGTACCGGCGGTGGTGGTGGATGCTGCTGGGGTGCGTACGATTGTTGAGTGTGATGATGCTGGCCGCACTGTGGCGGTGGTGGATGCTGCTGGGGGTCGAACGAGTTATGTGCGGGATGTGCGTGGTCTTGTGTCGGAGGTTGTGGATCCGGTAGGGGCTGTAACTCAGGTGTCGTATTCGCCGGAGGGGTGGGTGGAGTCTGTTGTTCAGCCTGATGGTGGTATGCGGGTGTTTGGTTATGATGGGGAGGGTAATATCACCGAGGCGGTAAGTGAGATCGGTGCGGTGACCAGGACGCGGTTTACGGTGTTTGATAAGCCGGTGGAGGTGGTGGATCCGACAGGTGCTGTGACGAGGTGTACGTATAATACGCAGATGCAGCCGGTGGCGGTGACGAATGGGGATGGGCATACGTGGCGGTTTGTGTATGGGTTGGATGGTCAGGTGGTGTCGGAGACGGATTATAATGGTGTGACTACTACGACGAGTACTGCCACTGATTCTGATGGTGTGGTTACGCGTGTTGCGTCGGCTGCGGGTGTGAAGACCGTGCGGGTGAATCGGTTGGGGTTGGTGGATTCTGTTTCGGATGCTGCTGGGGTTATTCGGTACTCTTATGATGAGTTAGGGCGGGTGCGGTCTGTTACCAC
The nucleotide sequence above comes from Corynebacterium mustelae. Encoded proteins:
- a CDS encoding WXG100 family type VII secretion target; its protein translation is MSVYAYDHASAEAAAEELHAVMGAIESTLSEMESDVSKLAAGWDGSEQELYRGVHGKWSAAAENIKGILGQVRAALDENTQAVSETRSRVSGSLSGQ
- a CDS encoding DUF6531 domain-containing protein, giving the protein MPGRFVGPFVGFEVSDFRLGGDVSALVLVGAKWRRFGEQALETAGLLRGVSDGGFVGSEGDRFRELINGEFPSHLDVAGGAHVGVGDAIAQYAQLLEGQKAQMRGLRENARVDHGVVNSTAMQLNAAEAAAAAAAGTPGAAAAIAAMEQARLAHEAAWVKWEQDLASAKAIKEVLGAGVDVQVQKIASQARKRFEENPNFLQELWQKLDDFMDKNADWLKVISDALQIIGSILMFIPGLQVLGVALLAIGVGLKGLLAATGNASWGEFAFDLATAGPLGLLGKFAKAGKLGVTASKLAGKGSQLAGKVSQLAGKVASKVGDSISRGIDKMRKVLDPVDIATGAMVDDDVDVFISGVLPLVVDRHAFSSHEVGRVLGPRWVCSVDCRLEVSGDCVVMLAPDGAVVSFPSVPVDGSEVRADGRPWLLSFGDGAYRVRDISAGVVYEFRVYDLDPAEAHRSQVTTKPGAIAGSGGVVDGVPCVGGSMVGMGITPGSIADTWDIGVEVGLSAVVHHTGHRIEYVWDQSSGLVTALVRSDGTRVDLGYDMVIGRLSDVWVSNPRTHPDQEPVKVIGYEYDADGQLARVRNSHDGVLEYRYDSDGRVVAWTDRNGVSYHYRFDADGRVVAQVGSGGLMPNVVVWLADTASDAPLGGVVAVAIETAGSFHEDPLVAGDGVVGEYFSRLDGLPLVKALRSGGLVGAGMIGCGRTGSRDMDGDAWAVPAEWLHDEFLGDIRPTVYRASAAGDVWRVVSPSGEVTDYVHDVCHTITSVTDTCGGVTEYVYNDDGVLVETIFPDGSSVRVEPGSWGVPVRVVGRDGLVSEYEVDACGLVTRVVDPTGAVTCCEFEYRSSGVVPAVVVDAAGVRTIVECDDAGRTVAVVDAAGGRTSYVRDVRGLVSEVVDPVGAVTQVSYSPEGWVESVVQPDGGMRVFGYDGEGNITEAVSEIGAVTRTRFTVFDKPVEVVDPTGAVTRCTYNTQMQPVAVTNGDGHTWRFVYGLDGQVVSETDYNGVTTTTSTATDSDGVVTRVASAAGVKTVRVNRLGLVDSVSDAAGVIRYSYDELGRVRSVTTPETTVVFGVDEYGRRISETVTLASGESTVTQVEFDPIGRVVAEHTTTPTGQVISGFVTHDEVTGLIASTLVSRSTVDKVAAGVPGQVVTECGFGVDAASRRSWMHTGSLVREYAYDRCSRKTDDHTYLLDATAPGGRRRMSGYGLSWRVDDVVVGVADHLRGMKTFDVDVMGKITAVTTQPVPSGTSHTPSPHAPSSLVSVSQSLSSPSSPQSSQASAGVVSEVYGFSAAGVLTSIRTDSQFQADGGYVPSSVSGVVSDVEFSGTKPVRVGRTRYEYDPAGRVIRTVTKRLSKKPLVKTFFMRVRRLSRWGLPRRIHLVWGISIFMMAWGVGWRRRPLILVVVRCLCG
- a CDS encoding WXG100 family type VII secretion target, with product MSNVFRTEADVMVATAGRVDDTNNEVQSELTRLRGVVDSVRGSWQGSAQHAFDNLMQRWNTAAGELQEALTSISENIRSNARSFESVEADNAAMFNGVGGGGLAL
- a CDS encoding alpha/beta hydrolase family protein — its product is MTVRRIGRIFLKIGAALIVIIVALVGFSYYNANKYDVPGPDPRDPSVAMAEGNVDRVEGEYLNGFYYHAKGVPHPGTVVVFGGSEGGAAHSDAVMLREQGYNVLALYFFGQPNQQQLLDEVPLDFFNEVLDWIRANDDSDAPLTVIGSSKGAELTANLAARYPEIDNIVLYTPGEYTYQSLSFDKGEPTSSFTYEGRPVDFLAFKGSFIDFLPKIVRFLLNLPISYRGDYEKAIAEADNADAARIDLSKFAGHGLLFAGEQDRMWPGEQAARNLAEQNPQLEAVVFEGAGHVFLEDMDELGPVWPTMLGGTLEGNKKAKIESDKLLFERLEQWHSVPAN
- the rplM gene encoding 50S ribosomal protein L13, whose protein sequence is MSTYHPKAGDITRKWYVIDATDVVLGRLAVTAADLLRGKGKPQFAPNVDCGDHVIIINADKVHVSANKRDREFRYRHSGYPGGLKTMTLGRSLELHPTRVIEESIRGMMPHNRLSRASVKKLHVFAGSEHPYGGQKPETYEIKQVAQ
- a CDS encoding WXG100 family type VII secretion target, with the protein product MSQSSNVSVEHSAVSGHVESLRVNHEQLKSQASSFVSAIEPLRGVWKGASVEAWNSMTEAWSENMELVNQALEELTSRVEQAGKDYQVGEDDQAATLQQRFSGMNFQSGPIL
- a CDS encoding WXG100 family type VII secretion target produces the protein MSSMFSFGTSDAEGSASEILSVQAAMIDTMDAIGQSVDKLRPDWVSSESDQYQEIISKWQEGAAGIRDILKDVSETLTAIKDGNTELRKGIDELLQQIT
- the rpsI gene encoding 30S ribosomal protein S9; the protein is MTDQNVTENYAADAADIAAATAATEEFTNTIGDAMAVESEAPVAAPVLHEGPIQTVGRRKRAIVRVRLVEGSGQFVCNGRTLEEYFPNKLHQQLIKAPLALVDRDGQFDIHANLTGGGPTGQAGAFRLAIARALNVYNPEDRPALKKAGFLTRDARAVERKKAGLHKARRAPQYSKR
- the glmM gene encoding phosphoglucosamine mutase; its protein translation is MTRLFGTDGVRGLANEALTAPLALRLGAAAAEVLTSGHRTSKRRPIAVIGRDPRVSGEMLAAALAAGMASRGVDVLRVGVLPTPAVAYLTEYYGADMGVMISASHNPMPDNGIKFFSKGGHKLPDVIEDQIEKTMESLPETGPTGHGVGRVIEEAVDAQQHYLEHLAESMPRNLSGIKVVVDCANGAASTVTPMAYAAAGAEVIPIFNQPTAYNINDNCGSTHIEQVKAAVLQHGADLGLAHDGDADRCLAVDAEGTVVDGDQIMAILALAMKENGELRKSTLVATVMSNLGLRLAMDDAGITLRTTKVGDRYVLEDLNAGGYSLGGEQSGHIVMPDYGTTGDGTLTGLALMSRMAETGLSLKSLAEAMTVLPQVLINVPVSDKSKIESHPDVQEAIAKAEAELGSTGRVLLRASGTEELFRVMVEASSEETARQIAGKLAAVVSHV
- a CDS encoding WXG100 family type VII secretion target; amino-acid sequence: MDVIRYGFGEIEAAAGDIQSTSGRINALLDAIKSQIQPMVASWEGDSAIAYQEAQNKWDRAAAELNTVLATISQTVRSGNDRMSDVNRMAASSWG